The sequence AGCAGCTATACCACGATAATTTCAAAATATTATGTCAAGTGAAAAGGTAATCAATAAGCCTTGATTTGATCCCAATGGCCATTTTTTAGTAAAGCTTTACATAACCCTTAGCTATGCATAACCCAGGTTATGTAAAGCTTTACATAAAATTGGACGAAAATCATTTTTATTCGCCGGATCGCACCAGGCAGCAGAAATGACAGCTGCCATGTACTCATTTATGGCAACATGTAAGAAAAATGGCGTTGATGAGCAACAGTGGCTAACAGACGTATTCCAAAGAATCCAATCCCACAAGCACAAAGACCTCTATCAACTGCTTCCAAACAACTGGAGCAAGTTCCGTAATAAAAATAGTTAATCTACCTGCCGAAAAGCTCAATTACACAATATGGGTTCGTCGGACGCATACTTTTATCAAATATTAATCCGGCCTCTAACGCATCCTAGCTCGGGTCAACGCTATCAAATCACAGGATGTATCGTCCTGAATTTACTTCTCCAGCAGGCGTGCCATAGTTGTCTTTGAATACAATAAGATATGGTAAAATATAAACAGACAACATTAGGCTTTGGGATATTTCTCTCCGAAAGAATATGAAGAACTTTTAAACAGACAAAGATTGCGGCTTTACTTTTTACTCTTATTCTAGCAAATGCGTTGTCTTAAATATTTAAGCAAAGGAACCTCTACATATTTTGTTACCAGGTAGGCAGAAAAAATTACTAATGTAGTAGTCAATAAAATTGCTGAATAAATATTTATATACTTAAATTCTATGAGCATATGGATTATTCCATAACCAATATACTGATGTAATAGATACAGAGTGTATGAAATATGTCCTAAAAAAATGAGGCTTGACCTAAGAAGAAATTTTAACCTGTTTCTTATCATCAAAGCGAAAATAATGTGGAATAATACAATAATTATATTATGCTGGAGATGCGAAATAATATACATTGACATTCCTCCCTTATCATGAAGATAAAAAGCAGAAAGTATTGAATATAACATGAACACTATTTTTTTCGCTGACAGTCCGTTATTTCTTATTTCACAGAAAAGTATTCCGGAAAAAAAAAGCGGGAAATGGTTGGTAATGGGAATTTTAGTTTGTGTGAATGTATATACTGATGGATAAAATTCTTTAAAGTAGTGGTAGAATAAGAATAATGTTAAAGTTAATAATCCGAAATCGACAATTTGATGAATCTTCTTCATAAGGAAAACACCAACGATCCAACTATAAAAAAGAAGCTCCACCAATAACGTCCAGTAGGACCCGTCAAGATTTTCGATTCCAAAATAATTCGGCACCATTGTGAAATTTACCAATACATCTTTAAGTCTGAAATTAGGACGTTCAAAAAAGAATATGTAAAGGGAGGTAAGTGAAACACATACCCAATATGTCGGGTAAAGTCTGGAAAAACGGCGAATAATATATTCTTTTACGTCGACCATACTTTGAATACTTAATAAAGAAACAAAACCGCTGATCATGAAAAATATGTCAACACCGGTAACTCCGAAGCTAAATTCTACAATCGGTGAAAGTTTGGATTGCTTGTACGTGTAGTGAAATAGGAGGACGCTAATGGCTGCTAGCCCTCTCAAAGAATCTATTTCTAAAACTCTTGATGCATGGACAATATATTTATCCCTAGTGATAGGGTGCGATAGAGGTGACATGTACAACTAGATATTTGATGTTGGAGATCAATAAGATAATGTTTTATTCAAATTTCATAATTAAGGTAAATTCGAAATTCAATAGTTTTAAGATTGGAAATAACTACACGATGGGACTGACAAATTAACCGTTGGCAGATCGTAGATATTATTATAGTCACCGCAATTAGGTGCAATTGTGTAATATAATCGTCTATCAAGTAAGTTGTTAAGTTGAAATTAAGGTTGATTTACTTTTTGTACCTTCTGGCGCCGGCTGAAACCCTATTTTGTACTTCAATTGGTTTATCGGTGATTCAAAAAGAATCCACGAAGCTGAAGAAAGCATTATCAGAATAAATAGGGAGGTAACCTTTGCAGAACTGTCAGAAAGAGTTAAACTGATTGAGAAAAATCTGTTGATAGTTTTTACCAAGAAAGGCATCAGTACAGCTGGTACTAGCATATGGTAAATGTAGATCCCATAACTTATTTTACCAATATACTGCAGTACTAAATTATTCAGGATTGTTCCGATCAAATATTTAAATCCTTTCCCAGTAGTCGCTCTTACTACAAAATATAAACAAAATATTGACATCGAACTTTTGAAAAAGATCAACTTAAAAAATGAAACGCTATCTTCCAAGCTAAAAAATACGAATAATATTCCCATGGGAATCACTAATATAGAGATAGCAGTTAAAAATTCAGTATTAGATCTTTTGTAAAAAAGTGATAATGCCCATAATGCGCCAAATGCAAAAGAGTCGAGGCTAGATGGCATTAATACTCCTTCGTGTAGATTTAAAGAAGAAAAAAATATCCTAAACCCAAAAGCTGATATAATAAAACCCCATACAAGGAATCCCAAATACTTTTTTGGAGTAATAAGGATCGGCAAGGGCCAAAAGATGTAAAATTGTTCCTCAACCGCAAGTGACCAGTAAGGGGAGAGAAGGTCAGACCAATTATGTAATTTTTCAATTAAAACATTGGAAGCATAAAATATATAAAAAAAAGGATATGAGTAAAACTGGGTATCGATTTTTGGAATATAGGTACTAAACTGCGCAATCCATACAACTAATAGTACCAGATAATACAGCGGAAATATGCGTAACAGTCGTTTGAATATAAACTTTCTATAAATAGTCCAAAAACCATTGGTCTTTAGAGCAATTCTACTTTTTAATAGATTGGTTGTAATCAAAAAGCCACTCAGGACAAAGAACATCGTAACGCCCAGTGGCCCAGTTGCGATAATATTAATACCCTTATTTTCTGGGAACCAGTGAAAGAATATTACCAAAGCAACTGATATGGCTCTAAGGCTATCTAACTGTTGAAAATAATAATCTCGATTTTGCATCATATATGTCGGTGTCAAGATTGCACATTGGGTACTGTGGCCGAGAGGGTTACTCAATTGAAGCTCACTTCACTTTAATTAAGGGAACTCAATTATCCGAAGGCTTATGAATAGTCATTAAATGTTGGAGTTTTACAATATTGGTTACATTTAACTTTCTAAACACATTATTTTTTATAGTGCTGATTGTTGATGTTGATCTATTCAGCTTTTTGGCGATTTCCCCTGTTTTAAAACCATTTATGAGGAAAGTTGCTATTTCAAATTCCCTTTTTGAGAGACGGATGAAAACATGATTACTTCTAAGTTCTTTATTTTTTAGCCATATTTGATGTAAATCGTGACAATCCTGTGGGAAGAAGTATGTCTTCCCAAGCAGTATACTGCGAATACATTCGGCCAAGGAAATTTCATTACTATTTTGCGGTATAATGCCCGAAACCTCTGCCAAAAAGAAGGGAATGACTGTAGGGCCAAATCTAGTATCCAAAAAAATAATTATCGGAACCTGCGGAAATCTTCTTTTTACATTATACACTAGATGTATGTCATCAATCAGAATACTTTTGGTTGTACCCAAAATAATTAAGTCAGGTTGTGCAAACTTAATAAAATCTAAATTGGATAATTTTAACGAAAAATGAAGGATGGCATTACCAAAATGCTTTTTTAAAAACTGTCGAAATCCGATTGCGAGAATGGGACTTGTATCCAATAATAATATTTCAGGCATGTCAAACTATTTATGAAGTGGTTAGTTAGATCTTTTGGGTTGCGGCCTTTCACAGACAAATCTTTTGAGAAGACTGTAAAGTCACAGTTATTATTCTTATTTCAGCTCAAATAACCTGGTTACTTATGGACCAATCAAATTCTTTTAATCAATACCAACCTTGAATACCTTTTAAGGACGAAGGACTATCATTATTATACGTTCGCGTATAAAATTTTTAAAAGCTTAAGTCAGTAACTGAATTCAAAGTAACACGACTAAAAAAACTCTATTTGATTAAGGATTTGAAATAACGAATTGCCAAATTCTATCTGCGATAAACGGGTACCGGTTATATTAATGTTGAATCTGGCAAAAGGCCACCAAAAAAGAAAATTTTCTATTTTGGTAATCCTAACAATTTTGCGCGAAGCCGAAAAGCTATTGCAACATAATCGTTGTCATAGTTGCCGCGCGAAATTAGATAGCGAGAAAGTAATGTTTTTGCTATTAGATCCGCCACTTCTTAAAAAGGGATCAGTTAGCGTCATTACTGTCTTGGGAAATTGAGAAATACCAGAAAGTTTCAATTTTTTTTTTTCATTTTTAAAGATTGAATTAGCATTTATCAATCTCTCTGGCACAACATAATGATGCTCACTAGGAGTAGAATTAAATTTAAGTAGAAACAAAACAGTCCTTAAAGGGAGAATGGCGGCAGCCATTGAAGGTCTGGCAAAGTTTATATAAAAATATGCAGGTATTTTAGCAGACCCATTTAAATAGTCAAATTTGTAATTTTTTTTACGCAATTCCATGCACAAAAAAAACTTTGGCCAAAGCCTAGTATATTCACTATCCATAAGTTTTAAATAACGTTGAGTAGAATCTTTTTAGTAAGTAAATTTTTGAATTCCAGTTAAAATATTGAGATCCACTTGCCTTATTTAACAAACCGGCCTTTGGGGGAAACCTTAATTCTATAGACTGACTTACTTCATCAAACATATATAATAACTTTCAAAAATACAACTAATATAAAATAAATTGTAACATAATGAACTGTTGCTCAGTACGATATGGATAATTGAATATAATTTCTTGAAATAAGTTTATTACTGTTTGGTGACTCAATAATTCAGGTATTATTGAATCTGTGCTGTAAAAAATATGATGAAGTTGCAATGGGCTAAAATAAAAATAACCTTCTATATCTGGTTGTGCTGATCGACTGAAACCAAAATGATCCGGGTATTAGTTATGCGTTAAAAATAGCCGGAGAGTGCTCATTTTTTGATTTCTTCTTACTGGTCTTTGAAAAGGTTTCCATCAACTTTTAACTAGTTT is a genomic window of Dyadobacter subterraneus containing:
- a CDS encoding transposase domain-containing protein; protein product: MATCKKNGVDEQQWLTDVFQRIQSHKHKDLYQLLPNNWSKFRNKNS
- a CDS encoding acyltransferase family protein: MSPLSHPITRDKYIVHASRVLEIDSLRGLAAISVLLFHYTYKQSKLSPIVEFSFGVTGVDIFFMISGFVSLLSIQSMVDVKEYIIRRFSRLYPTYWVCVSLTSLYIFFFERPNFRLKDVLVNFTMVPNYFGIENLDGSYWTLLVELLFYSWIVGVFLMKKIHQIVDFGLLTLTLFLFYHYFKEFYPSVYTFTQTKIPITNHFPLFFSGILFCEIRNNGLSAKKIVFMLYSILSAFYLHDKGGMSMYIISHLQHNIIIVLFHIIFALMIRNRLKFLLRSSLIFLGHISYTLYLLHQYIGYGIIHMLIEFKYINIYSAILLTTTLVIFSAYLVTKYVEVPLLKYLRQRIC
- a CDS encoding acyltransferase family protein gives rise to the protein MMQNRDYYFQQLDSLRAISVALVIFFHWFPENKGINIIATGPLGVTMFFVLSGFLITTNLLKSRIALKTNGFWTIYRKFIFKRLLRIFPLYYLVLLVVWIAQFSTYIPKIDTQFYSYPFFYIFYASNVLIEKLHNWSDLLSPYWSLAVEEQFYIFWPLPILITPKKYLGFLVWGFIISAFGFRIFFSSLNLHEGVLMPSSLDSFAFGALWALSLFYKRSNTEFLTAISILVIPMGILFVFFSLEDSVSFFKLIFFKSSMSIFCLYFVVRATTGKGFKYLIGTILNNLVLQYIGKISYGIYIYHMLVPAVLMPFLVKTINRFFSISLTLSDSSAKVTSLFILIMLSSASWILFESPINQLKYKIGFQPAPEGTKSKSTLIST
- a CDS encoding response regulator transcription factor, which gives rise to MPEILLLDTSPILAIGFRQFLKKHFGNAILHFSLKLSNLDFIKFAQPDLIILGTTKSILIDDIHLVYNVKRRFPQVPIIIFLDTRFGPTVIPFFLAEVSGIIPQNSNEISLAECIRSILLGKTYFFPQDCHDLHQIWLKNKELRSNHVFIRLSKREFEIATFLINGFKTGEIAKKLNRSTSTISTIKNNVFRKLNVTNIVKLQHLMTIHKPSDN